A single genomic interval of Deltaproteobacteria bacterium harbors:
- the ttcA gene encoding tRNA 2-thiocytidine(32) synthetase TtcA, with protein sequence METHVLEARLLNHVGKAIADFGLIKGGDRIMVGISGGKDSYTLLHLLRRLAAKSPEKFEIVAVNLDQGHPGFPAHVLEDYFKAEGVAYKMLKQDTYSIVKRLVPEGKTYCSVCSKLRRGILYTAARELNCNKIALGHHREDLIETLLMSALYSGSLKSMPPFLRSKDGRNVVIRPMCYAPEDEIAEFAKQMAFPIIPCNLCGSQELMRTKVKRLIRDLHAENRQVKGNLLNALTNVVPSHLMDKKLFDVGELRGNDPWLDGDEPEEAEACATPAPEPKLTTLRVP encoded by the coding sequence ATGGAAACGCACGTCCTCGAAGCGCGCCTGCTGAACCACGTGGGCAAGGCCATCGCCGACTTTGGCCTCATCAAAGGCGGCGACCGGATCATGGTGGGCATCTCGGGCGGCAAGGACTCGTACACCCTGCTGCACCTGCTGCGCCGGCTCGCGGCCAAGAGCCCCGAGAAGTTCGAGATCGTGGCCGTGAACCTCGACCAGGGTCACCCGGGCTTCCCCGCGCACGTGCTCGAGGACTACTTCAAGGCCGAGGGCGTCGCGTACAAGATGCTCAAGCAGGACACGTACTCCATCGTGAAGCGGCTCGTTCCCGAGGGAAAGACGTACTGCTCGGTGTGCAGCAAGCTGCGCCGGGGCATCCTCTACACGGCGGCGCGCGAGCTGAACTGCAACAAGATCGCGCTGGGCCACCACCGCGAGGACCTCATCGAGACGCTGCTCATGAGCGCGCTCTACTCGGGCTCGCTCAAGAGCATGCCGCCGTTCCTGCGCAGCAAGGACGGCCGCAACGTTGTCATCCGGCCCATGTGCTACGCGCCCGAGGACGAGATCGCCGAGTTCGCGAAGCAGATGGCGTTCCCGATCATCCCCTGCAACCTCTGCGGCTCGCAGGAGCTGATGCGCACCAAGGTGAAGCGGCTGATCCGCGATCTGCACGCGGAGAACCGCCAGGTGAAGGGCAACCTGCTCAACGCGCTCACCAACGTGGTGCCCAGCCACTTGATGGACAAGAAGCTCTTCGACGTGGGCGAGCTGCGTGGAAATGATCCGTGGCTCGACGGCGATGAGCCCGAAGAGGCCGAGGCCTGCGCGACGCCCGCGCCCGAGCCGAAGCTCACCACGCTCCGTGTGCCCTGA